In a genomic window of Bradyrhizobium sp. LLZ17:
- the rpe gene encoding ribulose-phosphate 3-epimerase, which translates to MTPDILIAPSILAADFARLGEEIKAIDAAGADWIHCDVMDGHFVPNISYGADIIKAIRPLTKRIFDVHLMIAPADAYLETFAKAGADVITVHAEAGPHLDRSLQAIRMLGKKAGVSLCPATPESVIEYVLDRIDLVLVMTVNPGFGGQSFLTSQLGKITRIRSMIGDRQIRLEVDGGVTRDNAAAVAAAGADTLVAGSAVFRGSSSADYASNIAAIRIAAESGRVTKVQDNSAQSLHAGATARIR; encoded by the coding sequence ATGACACCAGACATCCTCATCGCTCCTTCCATTCTGGCGGCGGATTTCGCGCGCCTCGGCGAGGAAATCAAGGCGATCGACGCGGCCGGCGCCGACTGGATTCATTGCGACGTCATGGACGGGCATTTCGTGCCGAACATCAGTTATGGCGCTGATATCATCAAGGCGATCCGGCCGCTGACGAAGCGGATTTTTGACGTACACCTCATGATCGCGCCGGCCGATGCTTATCTCGAAACGTTCGCGAAGGCGGGGGCCGATGTCATCACGGTTCACGCGGAGGCCGGTCCGCATCTCGATCGCTCGCTTCAGGCGATCCGTATGCTCGGCAAGAAGGCCGGCGTCAGCCTGTGTCCGGCCACGCCCGAGAGCGTGATCGAATATGTACTCGATCGTATCGATCTCGTGCTGGTGATGACGGTCAATCCGGGCTTCGGTGGCCAGTCCTTCCTCACTTCGCAACTGGGGAAGATCACTCGCATTCGGAGCATGATTGGCGACCGCCAGATCCGACTCGAGGTCGATGGCGGGGTCACGCGCGACAATGCCGCGGCCGTTGCCGCAGCTGGCGCCGATACGCTTGTGGCGGGCTCCGCCGTGTTTCGCGGCAGCAGCAGCGCCGACTACGCCAGCAACATCGCGGCCATTCGCATCGCCGCCGAGTCCGGCCGGGTAACAAAAGTGCAAGATAATTCCGCGCAATCGCTCCATGCGGGTGCCACCGCGCGGATCCGATAA
- the cbbX gene encoding CbbX protein produces MLDVVHATTAEGGETNFDLRKEAEAAGITGTLQQLEQELIGLRPVKNRVRQIASLLLVERMRQRAGLASAPPTLHMSFTGNPGTGKTTVALRMAKILHGLGFVRRGQVISVTRDDLVGQYIGHTAPKTKEILKKAMGGVLFIDEAYYLHRPDNERDYGQEAIEILLQVMENQREDLVVILAGYGERMTSFYASNPGFRSRIAHHIDFPDYAESELLVIAELMFRERGYRFAAAAREAFERYIALRRTQPFFSNARSIRNAVDRIRLRQADRLVSDLDRMLDVADLETIDPADVLTSRVFSGGADVRSAKP; encoded by the coding sequence ATGCTCGACGTTGTCCATGCGACGACCGCCGAAGGCGGCGAGACCAATTTCGATCTTCGCAAGGAAGCTGAAGCTGCCGGAATCACCGGCACGCTGCAACAGCTCGAACAGGAGTTGATCGGCCTGAGGCCGGTCAAGAACCGCGTCCGGCAGATCGCGTCACTGCTGCTGGTCGAACGCATGCGGCAGCGCGCGGGTCTGGCCTCGGCACCGCCGACGCTGCATATGTCGTTCACCGGCAATCCCGGCACCGGCAAGACCACCGTGGCGCTGCGCATGGCCAAGATCCTGCATGGTCTCGGCTTCGTGCGGCGCGGACAGGTCATCTCGGTGACGCGCGACGATCTCGTCGGCCAGTATATCGGCCACACCGCGCCCAAGACGAAGGAGATCTTGAAGAAGGCGATGGGCGGCGTGCTCTTCATCGACGAGGCCTATTACCTGCACCGGCCGGACAACGAGCGCGATTATGGCCAGGAGGCGATCGAGATCCTGCTTCAGGTCATGGAAAACCAGCGCGAAGACCTCGTCGTCATCCTGGCCGGGTATGGCGAGCGGATGACGAGCTTCTATGCTTCCAATCCCGGCTTCCGCTCGCGCATCGCTCACCACATCGATTTCCCCGACTATGCGGAATCCGAGCTGCTCGTCATAGCCGAGCTGATGTTCAGGGAACGCGGATATCGCTTCGCGGCTGCGGCACGCGAGGCGTTCGAAAGATACATCGCGTTGCGCCGGACCCAGCCGTTCTTCTCCAATGCGCGCTCGATCCGCAACGCTGTCGATCGCATTCGGCTGCGGCAGGCCGATCGCCTGGTCTCCGATCTCGATCGCATGCTCGATGTCGCCGACCTCGAAACCATTGATCCGGCCGATGTCCTGACGAGCCGCGTGTTCAGCGGCGGGGCCGATGTGCGGAGTGCAAAGCCATGA